One Cicer arietinum cultivar CDC Frontier isolate Library 1 chromosome 8, Cicar.CDCFrontier_v2.0, whole genome shotgun sequence DNA segment encodes these proteins:
- the LOC140919026 gene encoding uncharacterized protein — protein sequence MLLSSPKPSPSLPILCSYNFESRGGNVRVASIGKEENEDEQGNSDSGHNANSDNGRSDHDDSVSAFSTMTFSPTHCCPNKHYLLLQVDHSDPPEPDTGPTYSNPLLVVLESEHHLSFHALKGAYSVGTIRFQGQIQGFQIQVLLDSGSSDNFLQPRIAQCLKLTIHEAPQFQVLVGNGSTLTASGLIQDLPVTIQGHTKSTFWALSITFYLNNKFITLRGNQVTEPGQSQFHHIRRLQNTHSIDLSYTLQFHSIAQSSSTTSLNNLLVDLATLLHNYWIVFDEPTRLLPPRDQYHSIPLIDGSNPVKVKPYHYPHNQKAKIEKMVSEMLKQDIIQSNTSPFSSSILFGSAYFSKLDWCYGYHQILVHPEDRHKTAFRTHQELYEWLVMPFRLTNSPALVQILMNSIFCDQLRKTDASCSGIGVVLSQARHPIAYFSKKLCPRMQKQSAYVRELYAITEALAKLRHYLIGNKFVIKTDQRSLKSLTDRGGNRPEQQHWLHKFLGYDFTIEYKPGVDNIAADSLSRSFCLVLSMQTPQLISMIYTTMNNDHSLAKIQNQCLLRTNSTPHYQRSYIYLSVLTAFVQTRGTTLAMSTAYHPQTDGQSEAVNKCLELYLCCFTSESPRQWSNLLSWAEFWYNIFKVVYGRNPPTLIRYEVHNVDLPLLQQMLTKRDDTITTLKSNMAHTQQIMKTFADTKRRFLDFQFGPFPVIEQIGQVAYMLMLPLTARIHPVFHISALKLCKGDHSTQLMPLALTTTEQGPIMLPLSIIDHRAVIQNGQPVCQVQVQWEGVSPTETTWENWYEFHTNYPNLEDKVLVNEGSNVMIKDNIWSWQQMNAEGKGQKEGNQGHVVNDSCIMKRMKGKRERIPNRKYSSSVQIEGMKE from the exons TTTTCCCCTACCCACTGTTGTCCTAATAAACACTACCTCTTGTTGCAAGTTGATCATTCGGATCCACCAGAGCCAGATACGGGTCCTACATACTCTAATCCATTACTCGTCGTCCTCGAGTCAGAGCATCATCTCTCATTCCATGCTCTCAAAGGAGCGTATAGTGTTGGCACAATTCGTTTCCAAGGTCAAATTCAAGGCTTCCAAATACAAGTTTTACTTGATAGTGGTAGCTCTGATAACTTTCTCCAACCACGTATTGCTCAATGCTTGAAACTAACAATCCACGAAGCTCCTCAATTTCAAGTCCTCGTGGGCAATGGTAGCACCTTGACAGCTTCTGGGTTGATTCAGGACTTACCAGTAACCATTCAAGGTCATACTAAATCCACCTTCTGGG CATTGTCTATTACATTCTACCTCAACAACAAATTCATCACTCTTAGAGGTAATCAAGTCACAGAACCAGGACAATCCCAATTTCATCACATTCGTcgtcttcagaatactcattctATTGATTTATCATATACATTGCAATTCCATTCCATAGCACAATCATCATCAACAACTTCTCTTAATAATCTTCTGGTTGACTTGGCTACTCTGTTACACAATTATTGGATTGTGTTTGATGAACCCACACGCTTACTGCCACCTAGAGATCAGTATCATTCAATCCCTCTCATTGATGGGAGTAACCCTGTGAAGGTCAAACCCTACCATTATCCACACAATCAGAAGGCTAAGATTGAAAAGATGGTGTCCGAGATGTTGAAACAAGACATTATTCAGTCCAACACGAGTCCATTTTCCTCATCGATTTTGTTTGGATCTGCTTACTTCTCTAAGTTGGATTGGTGTTATGGGTATCATCAAATCCTAGTCCATCCTGAGGATCGTCATAAGACTGCTTTTAGAACTCATCAAGAGTTGTATGAATGGCTTGTCATGCCTTTTAGGTTAACCAACTCCCCGGCTTTGGTTCAAATTCTTATGAACTCTATTTTTTGTGACCAATTACGCAA AACAGATGCATCATGTTCGGGCATTGGAGTTGTGCTCAGTCAAGCTCGCCATCCTATTGCTTATTTCTCGAAGAAATTGTGCCCTCGAATGCAAAAACAATCTGCTTATGTGCGGGAGTTGTATGCCATCACCGAAGCTTTGGCTAAACTTCGTCATTATCTCATTGGCAATAAGTTTGTGATCAAAACTGATCAACGCAGCCTCAAATCCCTCACTgataggggtgggaataggccag AGCAACAACATTGGCTTCACAAGTTCCTTGGCTATGATTTTACTATTGAATACAAACCTGGTGTTGATAACATAGCAGCTGATAGTCTATCTCGCTCCTTCTGCTTGGTGTTGTCTATGCAAACTCCTCAACTTATCTCAATGATATATACAACTATGAACAATGATCATTCTTTAGCTAAGATTCAAAATCAATGCTTGTTGAGAACCAATTCTACACCACATTATCAG AGATCGTATATTTACCTGTCAGTTTTGACAGCATTTGTTCAAACTCGTGGCACTACCTTGGCTATGAGCACCGCCTATCACCCCCAAACTGATGGGCAATCTGAAGCTGTTAACAAATGTTTAGAGCTTTACCTATGCTGTTTCACTAGTGAATCACCTCGACAGTGGTCCAACTTGTTGTCTTGGGCCGAGTTTTGGTACAACATTTTCAAAGTAGTGTATGGTCGTAATCCTCCCACACTAATTCGTTATGAAGTTCACAATGTTGATCTTCCCTTGCTGCAACAAATGTTAACTAAAAGAGATGATACCATTACAACTCTCAAATCTAATATGGCGCACACTCAACAAATTATGAAAACGTTTGCCGACACCAAACGTCGTTTTTTGGACTTTCAA TTTGGTCCTTTTCCTGTGATAGAACAAATTGGTCAGGTTGCTTATATGCTCATGCTTCCTCTTACTGCCAGAATTCACCCCGTGTTCCATATTTCTGCGTTGAAATTATGTAAGGGAGATCACTCAACACAACTGATGCCACTAGCATTGACCACCACTGAGCAAGGACCAATAATGCTACCCCTTTCCATTATTGATCATCGTGCTGTCATTCAAAATGGTCAACCAGTGTGTCAGGTACAAGTGCAGTGGGAAGGCGTGTCGCCAACCGAAACTACTTGGGAAAATTGGTATGAGTTTCATACCAATTATCCTaaccttgaggacaaggttCTTGTTAATGAAGGGAGTAATGTGATGATTAAGGATAATATATGGAGTTGGCAACAGATGAATGCTGAAGGAAAAGGACAAAAAGAAGGTAATCAAGGACACGTGGTGAATGATTCTTGCATCATGAAGCGAATGAAGGGCAAGAGAGAGAGAATCCCTAACAGAAAATATTCCTCTTCAGTGCAAATAGAGGGAATGAAGGAATGA